The DNA segment atatacgagaaaacatcagcaaagaaaagttaattaaataATATGGCCGATAAAGTAGGGTGCAAAACCACGACAACTAGGGGTAGAGTAATCAAAGTTGTGGGAAAAATGAAAGAAGCTAGCCTAGATAAGACGGACGTGTCTATGATTAGTCTAGGGGATAACAGCCAGGACTCACAAGAAAGTAGACTTATAGACATAGGAGATAGCAGGAATATTATAGAAGGAAAGTCTAGGGAAGACGTAGAGCTGGATACAATAGTCACGTCCTCACAAAAAGAGTGTAGTGATTCATACCAATGTGCCAGCTGTACTCTAGAGTTAGGCCCGGACGATGAAAGCGCAGAATGCGATAAATGCAAGGAGTGGTACTGCCTCCAGTGCATTAATTTAGCAACCGCAACAATAAGCCAACAAAAAACGCTGCTCAAAACTATCAAAATGACGGAAAAGATTGATGGGCGTTTCTGGTTTTGTGCCGGCTGCTCAGTGGAAACAAAACAATTCCTGATGGGAAAATGTTGTGACGGAAAAGAcagaaacaaaaaaggagaaaatggAATGTCAGAGTCGCAAATGGGAAGCCACATACATTTGATGTCTAAAATGCTGGAAGAAAACTGCTACAAAATCAGTTCACGAGATGCTGAAATAGAAATGCTCAAAAAAGATTGTCGGAACTATAAAGATGATCTAGAATTGTGCCTAGGTGAACTGGCTGACCATAAACGAACAATAGGGAACCAATGGTCCCAAATTGAGCACTTGAGGATCATCAACAGAAAATTAATAACAGAGGGCAAAGTAGAGGAGTTGGCAAATGAAAGGGCAACTAGTTTATAAAGAACAGAGACAACAGAGGGGGAAAATTCAGGTGAAAATAATTCAGTGGTAAATAATGAAGAAAGCAAAGATGAAACAAGTaaagatgaaaaagagaaagaacagAATGAGATTCCTTCAGAAAAACGGAAAGAAAAGACCCCCAAAATATGCTACTTCTTTAGAAATGGAGTCTGTAGAAAAGGACGATCAATGCGACTTCCTCCACAGACGCAGCCAGGAAGGTGAAGATAACCCTCAGAGAAACGAGTTGAGGAAGCACATCCAGTGTAAGTTTTACAAAGAAGGCAGGTGTAGGTTAGGCAGGGAGTGCAAATATGGTCACTGGGAAAAGAAAATGGTCAACAAAATAAACTATGGGAAAGATGGATCGAAAATATGCAGAGATTATGTGAATGGTGCCTGCAAAAGAGGCCATACATGCTCATTCAGGCACTACAATATTAGAAACAAAGAAACCAGATCAAAATTTAGAGGAAACGAGGAGCAGTATAAACATACAAAGGAGGGAAAAGTAAAGAATCAAGTAAGCAACGGTCCAAGTAAAAAAAAGGATGGAAAACCAAATAAATTTTTTAAGTTCAAGAATGGAGGAAATGGGGAGATTGATACAAGAAATAAGGTACGAAAAATCATACAACCCGAGTCAACACAACTTGACGTGGGCAGGAAGGGCAGTGGGAAACCCCAACACAGCCCTAGGaatggactacatgataccacagggTGGTCAAGGAAGAACAGGTCGTTGCCTgtaaaatggaagagaaaagaagaaataaaaagagaagaggaaaaaagaaagcaaaattttaCAAAGCTTTTAAGATCTATTACATTAACATAAGGGGCATAAAATCAAAAGTGGACTCGctagaggaaataatagaaaaagttaaaccaactgttatttgcatcacagaaacccatctgaaggaggaagaaaatATGAAGATAGCTGGTTATAGGGtctttaataataacagaaaatcaaacggaggaggagtgttgattgcaataaacaatgaattggaaaatgtaacggtggaaataaaaagcgaaaaccagggtcacgagtCTCAATGGGTAAAAATTGATAATGGGAAGACTAAAGTCAGATTAGGAGTAATCTATGccccacaagaaaataaaacaaagtcaagccatttagaaaatatgtacaagtctatgaaagacgaaataatgatagcaaatagcagaaaagaaaaagtagttgtaatgggagacttcatctgtaaagtaggaagcataataaaaaacaatagtaatgagattacaaaatcaggcaaaatgttaagagatttggcagaggagtccaacatgataattgcaaatagcaacccgaaatgcagagggacttggacgagaattgaaaaagagaagaaatcagtgatagattatgctctagttagagaagaagacgaagaaggtatTAGTAGCATGGTAATTGACGAAGAGAAATTGATAACACCCTACAGAATATGAAAAGAAATAGTGTATTCTGATCACTGTGCCATCCTACTCGAAATGAATTGGCTGAccctaaacaagaaagaaagaaaggttagatataaaatagtctggaaccatttaaaagtccacaaagataaaaaggaacttataaagattgccaaagaaaaagctagtgtaagaaaatattcaaaatggcaaaaaaaaagtgcaagaaatattaagaaatgtagtgtaaaagagacaaacagaaaaaacaagaggtccaaagaattaaggaaattaatgaaacttaagaaaaccttaaaaaagaattgtattaatcttggaaaggaaaacaatgaggtCAAGAGAAGATTTAAAGTACAGGAGAGCCTCGTAGACCTATacatacaagaagaaaaacaaaaagaggaaggctTAAGAATAATCAAGTAAGTAGAAGAGATCAAAGCAAAAGGAGGTATGAACAGCACAGCCttctgggaattcaagaagaaagtagatggaaaaaatgccagtaaatgtacagcaatcagaggaaaggatggagaaataatagaggatgttgaagaaataaagaaagaatatgagaaatTCTACAGTGATTTATTTAAGCTAGAAATTCCCCAAAGTGAAGAAGAGACCCTGGCAGAAGAAATCAACAACATGTTTGATAAATGGCTGTCAGGAAGTGACAGAGTGAGATCCAGCaaggaagagaaaataacatatcaagaagtagaagccatcataaaaagcctgaaagacaaatacacaatggacaggcaaggattgaacaatgttatgattaaaatgatggggaaagaaataatagaaagtctGAAGCTGATCCTAACAGAAATTGACGAAAgcatatgtatccctaaagagtgggaagagatgtggatactttcaatccacaaaaagggaaataaaatagaactagaaaataaaagaggcttatttatcacaagcataattagtaaaatatacgagaaaataaggatgaaaaaatataaggacagattcaaagaagagatgagtcgattccagtgtggaggcattgaaggaagatctacggccgatcatctgcttacactaaatgcagtaatagactataatgcctatttgggagggtcgacatacgtatggttctgtgatgcgtaTAAGTGCTTCGATAAGCTAGACCTAAAGGactgcataaaagaaatgggaaaaatgataggatggaaggaagcattgatagttaaaaaaatgaatgaaaaaggtagagcagcTATCAACTGTCCAGCAGGTACAACAGAAGATATAAAGATTGAAGGAAATGTGAGACAAAGAACGatatatggacccaagctatgcagtatagcaactgacaaagtcaatagcattagcagaaaaaatatcacattgataagaaatattgaaatagaatcactagtatttgtagatgatataatgtttcccacaggaaggaaagaTGGTATCGAAAGTGCCATAAGTAACTGTCATAGCTTAGAgaaaagtgaagaacggaaaagtaagtttagttaaggaatataagtatctgggtgaatggtatacagagaagggaaacaaagaattgagtatcagtaaaaaaaagcCTGAGGGtcgcatatatgacccaagaaataagaaaatatggggatacgagaaaagtaggaaagatggcattggaagtcagaaagaaaatatatgaaacagtagtagtaccaacaatatttgctaacgtggagacctggagtgtaattagggacaaagatatgaaagaacTAGAAAACCTCCTatacaagataataagaaatatgtatgaactacctgcgagtactccataatggggcatacttgcagaaacaggaatatggccggtgtcctgcagaatagaatataagaaattaatgctctttCATGAtatcataaactccgaggaaaaaagattaataagagagataattgaggatcagttgaagaacccgtatggaaagtgctggagcaagagcgtagaagaaatctgcagtaaatatgggatggaagttgaagaaataagaaattgggggaaaaggaccctgaaaaaagaaatcaagaaaagaattatggaaaaaatagaagaaactattgaagaaaaaaagaaaataatgaaaaaattaagatttattaaaggaaatggccctctgccttatatcagaaaaatgtatctggataaggcatcccttgtgatgaaagcaagattaaatatgctcaacttaaaagcaaatttcaggggaaaatatgatgacaatttatgtgacttgtgcaaagaggaagaagacactactgaacatttatttttatgcccaaaattaggacagctaaagaatgtagaaataagtttaggtacgctgaaaaatcctagcagggatctggttgcatttataggtagggcaatgcatataaaagaagagtttaagaagtgCAGACTgattaccacaataggttgccaaaactgatgatagcaaggtgttatcctatccaatttcaagaTAGAATGGAatgaaagtaaagattgagaacctcattatgatattaatttatttaaggcacatgtgatataaacttaataacaataataagaataagcttagaagttttgcacctatctataaagagatagagtgcccgcaaacttattttgcggagtgagcagtaaggaaccaggaaccatatGGTAATACTGAAAGGTGACCCCCTGTGTGAAGGTGAGGTTACATGGAGTAGGGGTGACCAAAAAAGCTCTATTGACTTCATCTTATGCAGTCAATTGATGTACAAAACATTCTGAAAGATGTTGattgatgaaaacaaaataaaacttgaTCTGTCAGACCACCACTTATTAGAAGCCCTATTTAGTGTGAAATATCAGGCAAACCCCAGAAGAAAGGAGAGAGAGTTAATTACTTATATGAAGCTTAATGAAGAGACAAAGAAAAACTTCCtagaaagatttgaaaaaaaattcgGTGAAATAGATGAATGTCAGCTAGAACTATTTGAACAAAAAGCAAAACAAATCTCAGTAGAAGAAATGGAAACAAAATTTTGGAAGAGATTCATAGATATTGATAAAATTGAACCTGTATGGTTTACAAAAAGCATAAAAAAGAAATTAGTAAAAGACGAAGCTTTAATAAGAAGAAAGGGGGAGCAGCAGATGATCATGAGAGAGAAATATTTGAAagacaatatcaacaacaaaaacaaaaagtccAAAATCTAGTGAATGATGCAGTAACTCAGTATGCGACAAAACTAAcaaatcgaatgcttccaaagaattgaaataggtcaatcgatcattgacctaaagaaatctgtcaggaatctacgagtaatcatggatgatagactgacaatgaatgaacatataaataatatggtaagaaattgtaactatcatattagaaacatagcatttattagtaaatacttagatgaaaaatctatggccatactcattaatcaccacatattttcaagaattgattactgcaactcactgttctatggcttaccaaattatcagctgaagaaaattcagagggtacaaaacagagccgctagattaataaaaggactacacaatagggaaagagttacccctgcactaattaaattacactggctaccggtaaaagcgagaattgaatacaagctactcttactaacgtttaagattctgaaccaaaatat comes from the Palaemon carinicauda isolate YSFRI2023 chromosome 16, ASM3689809v2, whole genome shotgun sequence genome and includes:
- the LOC137655322 gene encoding uncharacterized protein, with product MKKAKMKQVKMKKRKNRMRFLQKNGKKRPPKYATSLEMESVEKDDQCDFLHRRSQEGEDNPQRNELRKHIQCKFYKEGRCRLGRECKYGHWEKKMVNKINYGKDGSKICRDYVNGACKRGHTCSFRHYNIRNKETRSKFRGNEEQYKHTKEGKVKNQVSNGPSKKKDGKPNKFFKFKNGGNGEIDTRNKVRKIIQPESTQLDVGRKGSGKPQHSPRNGLHDTTGWSRKNRSLPVKWKRKEEIKREEEKRKQNFTKLLRSITLT